The following nucleotide sequence is from Leptospiraceae bacterium.
AATATGAAAGATTTTCTTTAGCTTGGAACTATAAAGAGTCATTCCCTTTTCCCCTCTAGTAATCATCATGGACTCAGTAGAAAGTGTCTTGGAAATTTCAATTGCTGCTTTGGCAACTTCCTCATCGGTAATCAGTTTTCTTCCGAGGGCACCACCAGCTTCGTGATGATTCGGAGTCATGATTGAAATACCTTTGTATAAAAAGAAATGCCTAACTTGTGGGTCAACGGATAGAAATTTTTTCTTTTTTTTAGCAAGGGCAATCAGCTTAACAATCAAATCCTCATTGAAATACCCTTTATCGTAGTCAGAAAGAATTACACCATTACATTCATTTAGAGATTTTGTATAGCTACTTAGAATTTCCTTTTGTTCTTTTGGTGTTAAGGAAACGACTCTTTCCCGATCAATTCTGCAAATCTGTTGATGAGAAGCAATGACTCTTGTTTTTAAAATGGTAGGAATGTCTTTAGATTCAGTTAAATGGAGATCCTGTCTTGTGAGACCTTCTTCATGAAGTAAGGCTTTTAATTTTTCTGCCTTAATATCTAAACCACATTTAGCGTAAAATTGCGATTTGACTCCAATACTGCTCAGGTTTTTAATTACGTTTCCGGCTCCACCAAGCGTTATCTTATCTTCTTTTACAAGAACAACAGGAACAGGTGCTTCCGGAGAAATACGATTTACCTCACCGAAAAGGTATTCATCTAGAACTGCATCCCCAACGACTAAAATCTTTATCTTAGAAAAAGACTCAATTGTTTCGTAGAAATTTTTCTTTAGAACTTTCATTGATTAGTCTTAATATGATAAAACTGAAAATCGACAGTGAAAGTATTTTTTTGCTGAATATAAAACGTCTTTGATTTAATTTCAGGATTCAAAAGATATAGGTAGGAGTTTGATTTTGTTCTGAGAAAGAAATGTCCGACTTTACCCTGTAGATTGAATTCTGAAAAAAGTCTTTCCACCATTGCGTTAGCATTGGTTCTTTTCTCTTTCAAAATTCCACCACCAGCGAAAGTGAGAGAATTTTTTTCCTCCTCTTGCAAATGAAAAGCTTTGTCTTCAAAGAAAAGATCTGGAATAAAACTAGGTATTGTTTTTTGGGAAGCTACTTCAAGTAGATGAGTTGTCTCCATAAATTGATTGAATCTAGTCGCCAATCCAAGCTTTGCTATTCTAGCTTTGATGGGCTGATTCATATCGGTTGCCTGTATCTTTTGAAAATTCAACTCTTGTGCAAGTAAAGAGCGCA
It contains:
- the rfaE1 gene encoding D-glycero-beta-D-manno-heptose-7-phosphate kinase, with the protein product MKVLKKNFYETIESFSKIKILVVGDAVLDEYLFGEVNRISPEAPVPVVLVKEDKITLGGAGNVIKNLSSIGVKSQFYAKCGLDIKAEKLKALLHEEGLTRQDLHLTESKDIPTILKTRVIASHQQICRIDRERVVSLTPKEQKEILSSYTKSLNECNGVILSDYDKGYFNEDLIVKLIALAKKKKKFLSVDPQVRHFFLYKGISIMTPNHHEAGGALGRKLITDEEVAKAAIEISKTLSTESMMITRGEKGMTLYSSKLKKIFHIPTVAKEVYDVTGAGDTVISLYSAFRTAGMSELESTLVANAGAGVVVEKLGASTVSLDELERALIKRKLLE